Proteins encoded in a region of the Mucilaginibacter sabulilitoris genome:
- a CDS encoding molybdopterin molybdotransferase MoeA, which produces MMTTVQEAEKLILAQLRDYSTENMGFEQALGRVLAEPIKADRDLPPFNRVTMDGIAINYAAIEKGISTFKIKATQAAGDEPAAIEELDECIEIMTGAVMPASVNTVIRYEDVEIRAGLASLHTRDIKPGQNLHLQGADKKDGDTLALPGQLITPAIISLAASVGKAHLLVKNVPRVVIISSGDELVDVHQTPSPYQIRKSNSYTVKAVLRLHGLKPDIIHIPDDPEVTRQQIQQCLQNYDVLLLSGGISMGKFDYIPQALEDLQVKKVFHKVAQRPGKPFWFGRHQSGILVFAFPGNPVATFMCLHKYFLTWLSATLGLAEQAPLYAVLDSDFSFQPPLQYFLQVKLQSNAQGLLMAKPIEGNGSGDFANLADTDAFLELPLERNDFRKGEVLRVLRFD; this is translated from the coding sequence ATGATGACAACTGTTCAGGAAGCCGAAAAACTCATATTGGCTCAATTAAGAGATTATAGTACCGAAAATATGGGGTTTGAACAGGCCCTCGGCCGCGTTTTGGCCGAACCCATAAAAGCCGACCGAGACCTGCCTCCCTTTAACCGGGTTACTATGGATGGGATAGCTATCAATTATGCGGCTATAGAAAAAGGCATCAGCACCTTCAAAATTAAAGCTACCCAGGCCGCGGGCGATGAGCCGGCAGCCATTGAGGAGTTGGATGAATGCATCGAGATCATGACCGGCGCAGTAATGCCCGCATCGGTTAATACGGTTATCAGGTATGAGGATGTGGAGATACGCGCCGGGCTGGCCAGCTTGCATACCCGGGATATAAAACCGGGGCAAAACTTGCACTTACAAGGGGCCGACAAAAAAGATGGGGATACACTGGCATTGCCAGGTCAGTTGATTACACCGGCTATCATCAGTTTGGCGGCATCGGTTGGTAAAGCCCATTTGCTGGTTAAAAATGTGCCGCGGGTTGTCATCATATCATCGGGCGATGAACTGGTTGATGTGCACCAAACGCCATCGCCCTATCAAATCCGTAAATCAAACAGTTATACAGTAAAGGCGGTTCTGCGGCTGCATGGGCTTAAGCCGGATATTATCCACATTCCCGATGATCCTGAAGTTACCAGGCAACAGATACAACAATGCCTGCAAAATTATGATGTGCTGTTACTAAGCGGCGGTATATCTATGGGTAAATTTGATTATATACCCCAGGCACTGGAGGATTTGCAGGTAAAAAAAGTTTTTCATAAAGTGGCGCAACGCCCCGGTAAGCCTTTTTGGTTTGGCCGGCATCAAAGCGGGATTTTAGTTTTCGCTTTTCCGGGTAACCCGGTGGCTACTTTCATGTGCCTGCATAAATATTTTTTAACATGGTTAAGTGCAACTTTAGGTTTGGCAGAACAAGCGCCGCTTTACGCTGTTTTAGATAGTGATTTCAGCTTTCAACCGCCTTTGCAATATTTTCTGCAGGTAAAACTGCAAAGCAACGCGCAAGGGTTGCTAATGGCAAAGCCGATTGAAGGAAATGGTTCGGGCGATTTTGCTAACTTAGCAGATACAGACGCTTTTTTAGAATTACCGCTTGAAAGGAACGATTTTAGAAAAGGCGAAGTATTGAGGGTACTGAGATTTGATTAA
- the moaA gene encoding GTP 3',8-cyclase MoaA has protein sequence MLTDNHGRTINYLRLAVTDRCNLRCFYCMPEDGLNWLSRKELMSYEEMLRGCGLLVKMGIEKIRITGGEPFVRKDIMQLLTSLSQLDGLKELSLTTNGVLTAPFVPELKRIGVRSVNLSLDTLDANRFFTITRRDEFAQVMSALEALLKHNIEVKINAVVMDGKNTQDIIPLVEMTKNMPVSVRFIEEMPFNGDGHIYTGLQWDYVRILDEIKSRYPQLQKMQDSAYSTAYNYQIPGHQGNIGVIAAYSRTFCGTCNRIRITPQGELKTCLYDDGVLNIRDMMRNGSGDEELRLALLDAFGRRTADGWEAEHSRVVHPGIHESMATIGG, from the coding sequence TTGCTAACAGATAATCACGGCCGAACAATCAATTACCTGCGCCTCGCGGTGACAGATAGGTGTAACCTGCGCTGTTTTTACTGTATGCCCGAGGACGGCTTGAACTGGCTGTCGCGCAAGGAGCTGATGAGCTATGAGGAAATGCTGCGCGGCTGTGGTCTGTTGGTAAAAATGGGTATCGAAAAAATCCGTATTACCGGTGGCGAACCTTTTGTGCGCAAGGATATCATGCAGCTGCTTACTTCATTATCACAATTGGATGGTTTGAAAGAATTGAGCTTAACCACCAATGGGGTTTTAACTGCACCTTTTGTACCCGAATTGAAAAGGATAGGGGTACGATCTGTAAACCTTAGTCTGGACACCCTTGATGCCAACCGCTTTTTTACCATCACCCGGCGCGACGAATTTGCTCAGGTAATGTCAGCCCTGGAAGCTTTGTTAAAACATAATATAGAAGTAAAAATAAATGCCGTAGTGATGGATGGTAAAAACACGCAGGACATCATTCCACTGGTTGAAATGACCAAAAATATGCCGGTGAGCGTTAGGTTTATTGAAGAAATGCCCTTTAACGGCGACGGTCATATCTACACCGGTTTGCAATGGGACTATGTACGCATTTTGGATGAAATAAAAAGCAGATATCCGCAGTTGCAAAAAATGCAGGATTCTGCTTATTCTACGGCTTATAACTATCAAATACCGGGACATCAGGGCAATATTGGCGTTATAGCTGCTTACTCGCGTACGTTCTGCGGTACCTGTAACCGTATCAGGATTACTCCGCAGGGAGAGTTAAAAACATGCCTGTATGATGATGGCGTGCTGAACATCAGGGATATGATGCGTAATGGCAGCGGAGATGAAGAATTGCGTTTGGCCTTGCTGGATGCCTTTGGCCGTCGCACTGCAGATGGCTGGGAAGCTGAGCATAGCCGGGTAGTGCATCCGGGTATTCATGAATCAATGGCCACTATAGGTGGGTGA
- a CDS encoding nucleotidyltransferase family protein gives MTGLIILAAGSSSRLGTPKQNLIYKGQTLLQRAIQTGLTSVCSDNVVVILGANESAIRQEISDQLVHVVYNPDWQEGMASSIRLGAAEMIRMQPLLTSVILMLCDQPFVDPLLIYQLTEKRVESDHGIVACSYRGTLGVPVLFDASYFHQLLMLQGKEGAKKLIKAFPNDVATVAFPLGAIDIDTLDDYEVLKDK, from the coding sequence ATGACAGGATTGATCATACTTGCAGCAGGCTCATCAAGCCGGCTGGGTACCCCCAAGCAAAATCTTATTTACAAGGGACAAACCTTATTACAACGCGCCATACAAACCGGTTTAACATCGGTATGTTCAGATAATGTGGTGGTGATACTGGGCGCTAACGAAAGCGCTATTCGTCAGGAAATCTCCGACCAATTGGTACATGTCGTTTATAATCCTGATTGGCAGGAAGGCATGGCTTCATCTATACGTTTGGGCGCTGCCGAAATGATAAGGATGCAACCTCTATTAACGAGCGTGATTTTAATGCTCTGCGACCAGCCCTTTGTTGACCCATTGCTGATATACCAATTAACAGAGAAAAGAGTTGAAAGTGACCATGGCATTGTTGCCTGCTCCTATCGTGGTACCCTGGGGGTACCGGTATTATTTGATGCATCCTACTTTCACCAATTGCTGATGCTGCAAGGCAAGGAAGGCGCTAAAAAACTAATTAAGGCTTTTCCTAATGACGTGGCTACAGTCGCTTTCCCGTTGGGTGCTATTGACATCGACACCCTGGATGATTATGAGGTATTGAAGGACAAATAA